In Micromonospora purpureochromogenes, a single window of DNA contains:
- a CDS encoding electron transfer flavoprotein subunit alpha/FixB family protein, translated as MSEVLVVVEATREFGVKKVTLEMLTLARELGTPSAVVLGGAGAAEALSAKLGEYGAEKIYAAESEEIDGYLVAPKATVLAELVKRVQPAAVLLASAQEGKEIAARLAVKLDNGILTDVVGLAADGTATQVAFAGSTIVKSKVTKGLPLVTVRPNSVNPTPAPATPAVEQLTVAVTDTDKLAKVVDRVAEQKGSRPELTEAGIVVSGGRGVGNADNFKLVEELADLLGGAVGASRAAVDSGFYPHQFQVGQTGKTVSPQLYVALGISGAIQHRAGMQTSKTIVAVNKDGEAPIFELADFGVVGDLFKVVPQAAEEIRKRK; from the coding sequence ATGTCTGAGGTTCTCGTCGTCGTCGAAGCCACCCGGGAATTCGGCGTCAAGAAGGTCACCCTGGAGATGCTCACCCTCGCTCGCGAGCTGGGCACCCCGAGCGCGGTGGTGCTCGGTGGCGCCGGCGCCGCCGAGGCGCTGAGCGCCAAGCTGGGCGAGTACGGCGCGGAGAAGATCTACGCCGCCGAGAGCGAGGAGATCGACGGCTACCTGGTGGCCCCGAAGGCCACCGTGCTGGCCGAGCTGGTCAAGCGGGTGCAGCCGGCCGCCGTGCTGCTCGCCTCCGCGCAGGAGGGCAAGGAGATCGCCGCCCGCCTCGCCGTCAAGCTCGACAACGGCATCCTGACCGACGTGGTCGGCCTGGCCGCCGACGGCACCGCGACCCAGGTCGCCTTCGCCGGCTCCACCATCGTCAAGTCCAAGGTCACCAAGGGCCTGCCGCTGGTCACCGTCCGGCCGAACTCGGTCAACCCGACCCCGGCGCCGGCCACCCCGGCCGTCGAGCAGCTCACGGTGGCGGTCACCGACACCGACAAGCTGGCCAAGGTCGTCGACCGGGTCGCCGAGCAGAAGGGCTCCCGCCCCGAGCTGACCGAGGCCGGCATCGTGGTCTCCGGTGGTCGTGGTGTCGGCAACGCCGACAACTTCAAGCTGGTCGAGGAGCTGGCCGACCTGCTCGGCGGCGCCGTCGGCGCGTCCCGCGCGGCGGTCGACTCCGGCTTCTACCCGCACCAGTTCCAGGTGGGCCAGACCGGCAAGACCGTCTCCCCGCAGCTCTACGTCGCGCTGGGCATCTCCGGCGCGATCCAGCACCGGGCCGGCATGCAGACCTCGAAGACGATCGTCGCCGTGAACAAGGACGGCGAGGCCCCGATCTTCGAGCTGGCCGACTTCGGCGTGGTGGGCGACCTGTTCAAGGTCGTGCCGCAGGCCGCCGAGGAGATCCGCAAGCGCAAGTGA
- a CDS encoding electron transfer flavoprotein subunit beta/FixA family protein, whose protein sequence is MNIVVLVKQVPDSGADRNLRPDDNTVDRGSANNVINEMDEYAIEEALKIKEAHGGEVTILTMGPDRATESIRKALSMGPDKAVHVVDDALHGSCAVATSKVLAAALGQLNADLVICGAESTDGRVQVMPHMIAERLGVAALTGARKLTVDGATLSVERQTEEGYEVITASTPAVVSVWDTINEPRYPSFKGIMAAKKKPVQTLSLGDLGVAPTEVGFDGATSAVLEHTKRPPRSGGAKITDEGEGGVKLVEFLATEKFV, encoded by the coding sequence ATGAACATCGTCGTACTCGTCAAGCAGGTGCCCGATTCGGGCGCGGACCGCAACCTGCGTCCTGACGACAACACCGTCGACCGCGGTTCGGCGAACAACGTCATCAACGAGATGGACGAGTACGCCATCGAAGAGGCGTTGAAGATCAAGGAGGCGCACGGCGGCGAGGTCACCATCCTGACCATGGGTCCGGACCGGGCGACCGAGTCGATCCGCAAGGCGCTCTCCATGGGCCCGGACAAGGCCGTGCACGTGGTGGACGACGCTCTGCACGGGTCCTGCGCCGTCGCCACCTCGAAGGTGCTCGCCGCCGCCCTCGGTCAGCTCAACGCCGACCTGGTCATCTGCGGTGCCGAGTCCACCGACGGCCGGGTCCAGGTCATGCCGCACATGATCGCCGAGCGGCTGGGCGTCGCGGCGCTCACCGGCGCCCGCAAGCTCACCGTCGACGGCGCCACGCTGTCCGTCGAGCGGCAGACCGAGGAGGGCTACGAGGTCATCACCGCCTCGACCCCGGCCGTGGTCTCCGTCTGGGACACCATCAACGAGCCGCGCTACCCGTCCTTCAAGGGCATCATGGCCGCCAAGAAGAAGCCGGTGCAGACGCTCTCCCTGGGTGACCTCGGCGTCGCCCCGACCGAGGTGGGCTTCGACGGCGCGACCAGCGCCGTGCTGGAGCACACCAAGCGCCCGCCGCGGTCCGGCGGCGCCAAGATCACCGACGAGGGCGAGGGCGGCGTCAAGCTGGTCGAGTTCCTCGCCACCGAGAAGTTCGTGTGA
- a CDS encoding GNAT family N-acetyltransferase, whose product MTDLEPGALRAAYDSQIRPEIPDPVPAGVTVERDGPLVRILGLDHGGFLTYRTLDGLAGAELDALIARQVELFRQRGESVEWKLNAHDEPADLADRLRAAGFVPEDRETVLIGPVAPLAGAVPVLPEGVRLREVTSRADLERIAAMEQEVWQADRSHLVTGLEKEIAADPQSITVVVAEAGDRVVSAGWVRYLANTGFASLWGGSTLEQWRHRGIYRALVAYRARLADQRGKALLQVDASEDSRPILQRLGFVPVTTTTPYVYTP is encoded by the coding sequence ATGACCGATCTTGAGCCTGGCGCGCTGCGCGCCGCGTACGACAGCCAGATCCGCCCGGAGATCCCGGACCCGGTGCCGGCCGGGGTGACCGTCGAACGGGACGGCCCGCTGGTCCGGATCCTCGGCCTCGACCACGGCGGCTTCCTCACCTACCGGACGCTGGACGGGCTGGCCGGCGCGGAGCTGGACGCGCTGATCGCCCGGCAGGTCGAGCTGTTCCGGCAGCGGGGCGAGTCGGTGGAGTGGAAGCTGAACGCCCACGACGAGCCGGCCGACCTGGCCGACCGGCTGCGCGCCGCCGGATTCGTGCCGGAGGACCGGGAGACCGTCCTGATCGGACCGGTCGCGCCGCTGGCCGGCGCCGTCCCGGTGCTGCCCGAGGGGGTACGCCTGCGCGAGGTCACCTCCCGGGCGGACCTGGAGCGGATCGCCGCGATGGAGCAGGAGGTGTGGCAGGCCGACCGCAGCCACCTGGTGACCGGGCTGGAGAAGGAGATCGCCGCCGACCCGCAGTCGATCACCGTGGTGGTGGCCGAGGCGGGGGACCGGGTGGTCAGCGCCGGCTGGGTCCGCTACCTGGCGAACACCGGCTTCGCCAGCCTGTGGGGCGGCTCGACGTTGGAGCAGTGGCGGCACCGGGGCATCTACCGGGCGCTGGTGGCGTACCGGGCGCGCCTGGCGGACCAGCGGGGCAAGGCGTTGCTCCAGGTGGACGCCTCGGAGGACAGCCGGCCGATCCTTCAGCGGCTCGGCTTCGTACCGGTCACCACGACCACCCCGTACGTCTACACTCCGTGA
- a CDS encoding YidH family protein produces the protein MPGTKRIIDAVWQAIRRWFDPSELRSVGTAPDYRFSLANERTFLAWLRTGLALIAGGLAAAQFLPPMPVRHLREAIAVGLLLLGGTVAVRAVDHWARTERAIRLGEELPVSRFPAVLALIVGLGALLLVVAVLARGVGGR, from the coding sequence ATGCCCGGCACAAAGCGGATAATCGACGCCGTGTGGCAGGCGATCAGGCGGTGGTTCGACCCGTCGGAGCTCAGGTCGGTCGGCACCGCCCCCGACTACCGCTTCTCGCTGGCCAACGAACGCACCTTCCTGGCCTGGCTGCGCACCGGGCTGGCGCTGATCGCCGGCGGGCTGGCCGCCGCCCAGTTCCTGCCACCGATGCCGGTGCGCCATCTGCGCGAGGCGATCGCGGTCGGGCTGCTGCTGCTCGGCGGCACCGTGGCGGTGCGGGCGGTGGACCACTGGGCACGTACCGAACGGGCCATCCGGCTCGGCGAGGAACTGCCGGTCTCCCGATTCCCCGCCGTGCTCGCCCTGATCGTCGGGCTGGGCGCGCTGCTGCTGGTGGTCGCGGTGCTGGCGAGGGGGGTCGGCGGCCGGTGA
- a CDS encoding DUF202 domain-containing protein, with translation MTGDPGLQPERTRLAWRRTALALTVVTVLAVRLALTGDVPGALLAAAVVLVWAGALAACWRRAAGSGPIPVGSPALPSVALATAVLALLAVPLVLRGMW, from the coding sequence GTGACCGGCGACCCGGGGCTGCAACCGGAGCGCACCCGGCTGGCCTGGCGGCGCACCGCCCTGGCGCTCACCGTGGTGACGGTGCTGGCGGTCCGGCTCGCCCTCACCGGGGACGTGCCCGGCGCGCTGCTCGCCGCAGCCGTGGTGCTGGTCTGGGCCGGGGCGCTGGCGGCCTGCTGGCGGCGGGCCGCGGGCAGCGGGCCGATCCCGGTCGGCTCGCCGGCCCTGCCCTCGGTCGCCCTGGCCACCGCCGTGCTGGCGCTGCTCGCCGTGCCGCTGGTCCTACGCGGGATGTGGTGA
- a CDS encoding PLD nuclease N-terminal domain-containing protein, with product MARLSLLLFAVQIVLAVCALISCLSADEEDIRALPRIAWVLIILFFPLVGSIAWFLAGRKTTPARPGPAGPAPTGRDRHRPVAPDDDREFLDSIAERSRRNDEELFRRWEEDLRRREDDLRHREGDPPREEDRPEV from the coding sequence ATGGCCCGGTTGTCCCTCCTGCTCTTCGCGGTCCAGATCGTCCTGGCCGTCTGCGCGCTGATCAGCTGTCTCTCCGCCGACGAGGAGGACATCCGTGCGCTGCCCCGCATCGCGTGGGTGCTGATCATCTTGTTCTTCCCGCTGGTCGGCTCGATCGCCTGGTTCCTCGCCGGCCGCAAGACCACCCCCGCCCGGCCCGGCCCGGCCGGCCCCGCCCCCACCGGACGGGACCGGCACCGACCGGTCGCGCCCGACGACGACCGGGAGTTCCTCGACTCCATCGCCGAACGCTCCCGTCGCAACGACGAGGAACTGTTCCGCCGCTGGGAGGAGGACCTGCGCCGGCGGGAGGACGACCTGCGCCACCGCGAGGGCGACCCGCCGCGCGAGGAGGATCGCCCGGAGGTCTAG
- a CDS encoding ABC transporter permease, with the protein MTAVTAPATALAPARRLGVGAGLRHTLTLAWRSLVQIKHNPMELLDLSIQPVMFVLLFTYVFGTAIAGSSGEYLTFMLPGIMVQNALFATMTTGFGLNNDLTKGVFDRLRALPIARWAPLAGRILADTVKQAWSIALLLGVGMILGFRVGNGLLGVLAAFALLLAFTLAASWISVLVGVLVSEPEKVQIFGFMVIFPLTFTSNIFVPTDRMPGWLQNWVEINPVTVVADALRGLLVSGPVAGPVLQTLLWGAGIAVLFAPLSLRALKRRV; encoded by the coding sequence ATGACCGCCGTCACCGCGCCCGCTACCGCGCTCGCCCCGGCCCGCCGGCTCGGCGTCGGCGCCGGCCTGCGGCACACCCTCACCCTCGCCTGGCGCAGCCTGGTGCAGATCAAGCACAACCCGATGGAGCTGCTCGACCTGAGCATCCAGCCGGTGATGTTCGTGCTGCTCTTCACCTACGTCTTCGGCACCGCCATCGCCGGCTCGTCCGGCGAGTACCTGACCTTCATGCTGCCCGGCATCATGGTGCAGAACGCGCTCTTCGCCACCATGACCACCGGGTTCGGGTTGAACAACGACCTGACCAAGGGGGTCTTCGACCGGCTCCGGGCACTGCCGATCGCCCGCTGGGCGCCGCTGGCCGGCCGGATCCTCGCCGACACGGTCAAGCAGGCCTGGTCGATCGCGCTGCTGCTCGGCGTCGGGATGATCCTCGGCTTCCGGGTCGGCAACGGTCTGCTCGGCGTGCTGGCCGCGTTCGCCCTGCTGCTGGCGTTCACGCTGGCCGCGTCGTGGATCTCGGTGCTGGTCGGGGTGCTGGTCAGCGAGCCGGAGAAGGTGCAGATCTTCGGCTTCATGGTGATCTTCCCGCTCACCTTCACCAGCAACATCTTCGTGCCCACCGACCGGATGCCCGGCTGGTTGCAGAACTGGGTCGAGATCAACCCGGTCACCGTCGTCGCCGACGCGCTGCGGGGGCTGCTGGTCAGCGGCCCGGTGGCCGGCCCGGTGCTGCAGACCCTGCTCTGGGGCGCCGGCATCGCGGTGCTCTTCGCGCCGCTGTCCCTGCGCGCGCTCAAGCGTCGAGTGTGA
- a CDS encoding ATP-binding cassette domain-containing protein, producing MTYAIRAEGLVRRFGATTALAGVDLEVPTGTVFGLLGPNGAGKTTAVRVLATLLAPDEGHATVGGYDVGRDAHRVRQLIGLTGQYASVDETLTGTENLLLIGRLLGLGRAQARARAAELLADFQLTDAAGRAAKTYSGGMRRRLDLAASLVGRPQVLFLDEPTTGLDPRSRNELWDIVRTLVADGVTVLLTTQYLEEADQLAGQIAVVDHGRVIAQGTPEELKAKTGGQVLTVRPVDPADLPTVRAIAGEVARATPEVAQTTVTVPVNDPDVLPAVVRRLDAAEVQVAELALRGSSLDEVFLSLTGHRAEQDASADVLEGTPA from the coding sequence ATGACATACGCGATCCGCGCCGAGGGGCTGGTGCGCCGCTTCGGCGCCACCACCGCTCTCGCCGGGGTCGACCTGGAGGTTCCCACGGGGACGGTATTCGGGTTGCTCGGCCCCAACGGCGCCGGAAAGACCACCGCGGTACGGGTGCTGGCCACCCTGCTCGCCCCGGACGAGGGGCACGCCACGGTCGGCGGGTACGACGTCGGCCGCGACGCCCACCGGGTGCGCCAGCTGATCGGTCTGACCGGCCAGTACGCCTCGGTCGACGAGACCCTGACCGGCACCGAGAACCTGCTGCTCATCGGCCGGCTGCTCGGGCTCGGCCGGGCCCAGGCGCGGGCCCGCGCCGCGGAGCTGCTCGCCGACTTCCAGCTCACCGACGCCGCCGGCCGGGCGGCCAAGACCTACTCCGGTGGCATGCGCCGCCGGCTGGACCTGGCGGCCAGCCTGGTCGGGCGGCCGCAGGTGCTCTTCCTCGACGAGCCGACCACCGGGCTCGACCCGCGCAGCCGCAACGAGCTGTGGGACATCGTGCGCACCCTGGTCGCCGACGGGGTGACCGTGCTGCTCACCACGCAGTACCTGGAGGAGGCCGACCAGCTCGCCGGGCAGATCGCGGTGGTCGACCACGGGCGGGTGATCGCCCAGGGCACCCCCGAGGAGCTGAAGGCGAAGACCGGCGGACAGGTGCTCACCGTGCGCCCGGTCGACCCGGCCGACCTGCCGACCGTGCGGGCCATCGCCGGCGAGGTGGCCCGGGCGACGCCGGAGGTCGCCCAGACCACCGTCACCGTGCCGGTGAACGACCCGGACGTGCTGCCCGCGGTGGTCCGCCGGCTCGACGCCGCCGAGGTCCAGGTGGCGGAGCTGGCCCTGCGCGGTTCCAGTCTGGACGAGGTCTTCCTCTCCCTCACCGGCCACCGGGCCGAGCAGGACGCCTCCGCCGACGTACTCGAAGGGACCCCGGCATGA
- a CDS encoding acetolactate synthase codes for MTERVEGHGGELALAALRANGVREMFTLSGGHVFPLYDAAHKHGFPIYDVRHEQSAVFAAEAVAKLNRRPGLAVLTAGPGVTNGVSGLTSAFFNASPVLVLGGRAPQFRWGSGSLQEMDHLPLVAPVTKHAETVFSTDDIPRAVTAALTSALTPHRGPAFLDFPLEAVFSVGDAELPAPVAVAPVEPDPDEVARAGRLIAGAQRPVFIAGSDVYAGDAVAALREAAEALGVPVFTNGMGRGSLPPEHPLAFAKARRVALKNADVVVVIGTPLDFRLSFGDFGDAAVVHIVDAPSQRAGHVQPAVSPAGDLRLILSALAGQSGDRVDHADWIAQLRTAEDAAKARDAEEMAADTDPIRPARVYGELRRVLAPDAITIGDGGDFVSYAGRYLEPAQPGTWLDPGPYGCLGTGMGYAMGARVSHPDRQICVLMGDGAAGFSLMDVESLVRQRLPVVIVVGNNGIWGLEKHPMRAMYGYDVAADLQPELRYDKVVEALGGAGETVAKAADLGPALARAFDAGVPYLVNVLTDPTDAYPRSSNLA; via the coding sequence ATGACGGAACGGGTCGAGGGCCACGGCGGGGAGCTCGCGCTGGCGGCGCTGCGCGCCAACGGCGTACGGGAGATGTTCACCCTCTCCGGCGGGCACGTCTTCCCGCTCTACGACGCCGCCCACAAGCACGGGTTCCCGATCTACGACGTGCGGCACGAGCAGTCGGCGGTGTTCGCCGCCGAAGCGGTGGCCAAGCTCAACCGCCGTCCCGGCCTGGCCGTGCTCACCGCCGGCCCCGGCGTCACCAACGGCGTCTCCGGGCTGACCAGCGCGTTCTTCAACGCCTCTCCGGTGCTGGTGCTGGGCGGGCGGGCGCCGCAGTTCCGCTGGGGCTCGGGCAGCCTCCAGGAGATGGACCACCTGCCGCTGGTCGCCCCGGTCACCAAGCACGCCGAGACGGTGTTCAGCACCGACGACATCCCGCGCGCCGTCACCGCCGCCCTGACCAGCGCGCTCACCCCGCACCGGGGCCCGGCCTTCCTGGACTTCCCGCTGGAGGCGGTCTTCAGCGTCGGCGACGCCGAGCTGCCCGCGCCGGTCGCCGTCGCGCCGGTCGAGCCGGACCCGGACGAGGTGGCCCGCGCCGGCCGGCTGATCGCTGGCGCGCAGCGCCCGGTGTTCATCGCCGGCTCCGACGTGTACGCCGGCGACGCGGTCGCCGCCCTCCGCGAGGCCGCCGAGGCGCTCGGGGTGCCGGTCTTCACCAACGGCATGGGACGCGGATCGCTGCCGCCGGAGCACCCGCTCGCCTTCGCCAAGGCCCGCCGGGTCGCCCTGAAGAACGCCGACGTGGTCGTCGTCATCGGCACCCCGCTGGACTTCCGGCTCAGCTTCGGCGACTTCGGCGACGCGGCGGTGGTGCACATCGTCGACGCCCCCAGCCAGCGGGCCGGGCACGTTCAGCCCGCCGTCAGCCCCGCCGGCGACCTGCGGCTGATTCTCTCCGCGCTGGCCGGGCAGAGCGGCGACCGGGTCGACCACGCCGACTGGATCGCCCAGCTGCGCACCGCCGAGGACGCCGCGAAGGCCCGCGACGCCGAGGAGATGGCCGCCGACACCGACCCGATCCGGCCGGCCCGGGTCTACGGCGAGCTGCGCCGGGTGCTCGCCCCCGACGCGATCACCATCGGCGACGGCGGCGACTTCGTCTCGTACGCCGGCCGCTACCTGGAGCCGGCCCAGCCGGGCACCTGGCTCGACCCCGGTCCGTACGGGTGCCTGGGCACCGGCATGGGCTACGCGATGGGCGCCCGGGTCAGCCACCCGGACCGGCAGATCTGCGTGCTGATGGGCGACGGCGCGGCCGGCTTCTCGCTGATGGACGTGGAGTCCCTGGTCCGGCAGCGGCTGCCGGTGGTCATCGTGGTCGGCAACAACGGCATCTGGGGGCTGGAGAAGCACCCGATGCGGGCCATGTACGGCTACGACGTCGCCGCCGACCTCCAGCCGGAGCTGCGCTACGACAAGGTGGTCGAGGCGCTGGGCGGGGCCGGCGAGACGGTGGCCAAGGCCGCCGACCTCGGGCCGGCCCTGGCCCGCGCCTTCGACGCCGGGGTGCCGTACCTGGTCAACGTGCTCACCGACCCGACGGATGCGTACCCGCGCTCGTCGAACCTGGCCTGA
- a CDS encoding enoyl-CoA hydratase-related protein, which produces MSEFVRLETKDGIGTIRLERPPMNALNTQVQEELRAAAAAATADAGVRAVIVYGGEKVFAAGADIKEMADMSYVDMAERAADLSSALGAIARIPKPVVAAITGYALGGGCELALACDWRVVAEDAKLGQPEIKLGIIPGAGGTQRLARLVGPARAKDLIMSGRMVDAQEALRIGLADRVAPAAQVYDTAVELVTPYLTGPVQALRAAKLAVDGGLDMDLNSGLAWESQLFAALFATDDRREGMAAFVAKRKPDFTGR; this is translated from the coding sequence GTGAGCGAGTTCGTGCGGCTGGAGACCAAGGACGGCATCGGCACCATCCGGCTGGAGCGGCCGCCGATGAACGCGCTCAACACCCAGGTGCAGGAGGAGTTGCGCGCCGCGGCCGCGGCGGCCACCGCCGACGCCGGCGTCCGCGCCGTCATCGTGTACGGCGGGGAGAAGGTCTTCGCCGCCGGCGCGGACATCAAGGAGATGGCCGACATGTCCTACGTGGACATGGCGGAGCGGGCCGCGGACCTGTCCAGCGCCCTCGGCGCCATCGCCCGGATCCCCAAGCCGGTGGTCGCCGCGATCACCGGGTACGCCCTCGGCGGCGGCTGCGAGCTGGCCCTGGCCTGTGACTGGCGGGTGGTGGCCGAGGACGCCAAGCTCGGCCAGCCGGAGATCAAGCTCGGCATCATCCCCGGCGCCGGCGGCACCCAGCGGCTGGCCCGCCTGGTCGGCCCGGCCCGCGCGAAGGATCTGATCATGTCCGGCCGGATGGTGGACGCCCAGGAGGCGCTGCGGATCGGCCTGGCCGACCGGGTCGCCCCGGCCGCGCAGGTCTACGACACGGCCGTCGAGCTGGTGACGCCGTACCTGACCGGCCCGGTGCAGGCGTTGCGCGCGGCGAAGCTCGCCGTCGACGGCGGCCTGGACATGGACCTCAACTCCGGTCTGGCCTGGGAGAGCCAGCTCTTCGCGGCGCTCTTCGCCACTGACGACCGGCGCGAGGGCATGGCCGCCTTCGTGGCGAAGCGCAAGCCGGACTTCACCGGCCGCTGA
- a CDS encoding DUF6232 family protein, translating to MITYYDDRSVQVTSTAIRVDGRTFPLAEIGMVWHQRGSRSWRVLAGRGALGVALAGPLVAAVLGVALAVWLHRSLTVTVAIVGASVLVGLAVGPLADFLFEHLDRSYARGSRQWEMWARWRGRPVLLLRTGDALRFGQVYRAVQRAMESRRPMLGPQNSIGPSGTISSPRSRP from the coding sequence ATGATCACTTACTACGACGACAGGTCGGTGCAGGTCACCTCCACCGCGATCCGGGTGGACGGGCGCACCTTCCCGCTCGCCGAGATCGGCATGGTCTGGCACCAGCGGGGCAGCCGTTCGTGGCGGGTGCTCGCCGGACGCGGCGCCCTGGGCGTGGCGCTGGCCGGCCCCCTGGTCGCCGCCGTGCTGGGGGTGGCGCTGGCCGTCTGGCTGCACCGCTCGCTCACCGTCACCGTCGCCATCGTGGGCGCCTCGGTGCTGGTCGGGCTCGCCGTCGGCCCGCTCGCCGACTTCCTCTTCGAACACCTCGACCGCTCGTACGCCCGGGGCAGTCGGCAGTGGGAGATGTGGGCCCGCTGGCGGGGCCGGCCGGTGCTGCTGCTGCGCACCGGTGACGCGCTGCGCTTCGGCCAGGTCTACCGGGCGGTGCAGCGGGCGATGGAGAGCCGCCGCCCGATGCTCGGCCCTCAGAACTCGATCGGCCCGTCGGGCACCATCTCCAGCCCCCGCAGCAGGCCGTAG
- a CDS encoding nuclear transport factor 2 family protein, whose protein sequence is MVDSERNVEVVRRYLRTFVTRDLAELRAVVAEDVEIYGSGRAVRGRHFVEGAVAAPGLTVLDQEIRELFAAGDRVVVSMAQTYRRDATGATAVQSACKMYRLAGGRIVQFWGEQDLYGLLRGLEMVPDGPIEF, encoded by the coding sequence ATGGTCGACAGCGAGCGCAACGTCGAGGTGGTCCGCCGGTACCTGCGCACGTTCGTCACCCGGGACCTGGCCGAGCTGCGGGCGGTGGTCGCCGAGGACGTGGAGATCTACGGGTCCGGCCGGGCCGTCCGGGGCCGGCACTTCGTCGAAGGGGCCGTCGCCGCGCCGGGGCTGACCGTGCTCGACCAGGAGATCCGGGAACTCTTCGCGGCGGGCGACCGGGTGGTCGTCTCGATGGCGCAGACCTACCGGCGGGACGCCACCGGCGCCACGGCCGTGCAGAGCGCCTGCAAGATGTACCGGTTGGCCGGCGGCCGGATCGTTCAGTTCTGGGGCGAGCAGGATCTCTACGGCCTGCTGCGGGGGCTGGAGATGGTGCCCGACGGGCCGATCGAGTTCTGA
- a CDS encoding DUF6232 family protein, translating to MTLYYRDDTVQVTSESIRAGGQAVRIADVTYVWHARGATTLAVRGRVLGRGVLVLLLSLPPLVALVCVISLAWSAQDRGNWKLALVIVAGCAVGALALTPFLELPLSWLDRSYERGNRVHELWVQHHGQEVMLVRTPDALRFGQIYRAVQRAVEHQGEHR from the coding sequence ATGACCCTCTATTACCGGGACGACACCGTCCAGGTGACCTCGGAGTCGATCCGGGCCGGTGGGCAGGCGGTCCGGATCGCCGACGTGACGTACGTCTGGCACGCGCGGGGTGCGACGACGCTGGCCGTCCGGGGGCGGGTGCTGGGCCGCGGCGTACTCGTGCTGCTGCTCTCGCTGCCACCACTGGTGGCGCTGGTCTGCGTGATCTCGCTGGCCTGGTCGGCGCAGGACCGGGGCAACTGGAAGCTGGCGCTGGTGATCGTGGCCGGTTGCGCGGTCGGCGCGCTGGCCCTGACCCCGTTCCTGGAGCTGCCGCTGAGCTGGCTGGACCGCTCCTACGAGCGCGGCAACCGGGTGCACGAGCTGTGGGTGCAGCACCACGGGCAGGAGGTGATGTTGGTGCGCACCCCGGACGCCTTACGGTTCGGGCAGATCTACCGGGCCGTGCAGCGCGCCGTCGAACACCAGGGGGAGCACCGATGA